From the Candidatus Tanganyikabacteria bacterium genome, one window contains:
- a CDS encoding zf-TFIIB domain-containing protein, producing the protein MNCPACSRAMEQLAAGPMTVDACKGGCGGLWFDNFELRKFDEAHERADLLLEIPVDPAVAVDHERRRACPKCDGIVMQRRFFSPKRGVEVDHCPGCAGYFLDAGELAAIRAEYPSEVERRSAMEGELDDLFGAEMNAAAARGEAELAGVRRFASAVRLICPSYYIPGKQSWGAF; encoded by the coding sequence ATGAATTGCCCCGCTTGCAGTCGAGCCATGGAACAACTCGCCGCCGGCCCCATGACCGTGGACGCCTGCAAGGGCGGCTGCGGCGGGCTCTGGTTCGACAACTTCGAACTCCGGAAGTTCGACGAGGCGCACGAGCGTGCCGACCTTCTGCTGGAGATCCCGGTGGACCCGGCGGTCGCCGTCGACCATGAGCGCCGGCGCGCCTGCCCGAAGTGCGACGGCATCGTGATGCAGCGCCGGTTCTTCAGCCCGAAGCGGGGCGTGGAGGTGGATCACTGTCCGGGCTGCGCCGGCTACTTCCTCGACGCCGGCGAACTGGCCGCCATCCGGGCCGAGTACCCCTCCGAGGTAGAGCGGCGATCGGCCATGGAGGGCGAACTCGACGACCTCTTCGGCGCCGAGATGAATGCCGCCGCCGCACGCGGCGAGGCCGAACTCGCGGGCGTCCGGCGCTTCGCCAGCGCCGTCCGCCTCATCTGCCCGAGCTACTACATCCCCGGAAAGCAGAGCTGGGGCGCGTTCTGA